The proteins below are encoded in one region of Belonocnema kinseyi isolate 2016_QV_RU_SX_M_011 chromosome 5, B_treatae_v1, whole genome shotgun sequence:
- the LOC117173122 gene encoding uncharacterized protein LOC117173122, producing MKGTFLLLIIISTLFAIGKCYIECYTCIEGRRGNNIQSCSHFFSNPTTICWNTNYCGKMVQISSHHHFRHVIVYTCFDYEENNEKNGTESHELGVFRKRIKSTYNGMDMEIFICNTSLCNSASSFSLMGLFVPIVILIIFQNR from the exons atgaaaggaACGTTTCTGctccttattattatttctacCCTTTTTGCAATTG GAAAATGTTACATAGAATGTTACACTTGCATTGAAGGACGTCGCGGGAATAATATACAATCATGTAgtcattttttctcaaatccaaCTACCATTTGTTGGAACACTAATTATTGTGGAAAAATGGTGCAAATCTCAAGTCACC aTCATTTTCGACACGTTATTGTCTACACTTGTTTCGATTATgaggaaaataatgaaaaaaacggTACCGAATCGCATGAGTTAGGTGTTTTCCGTAAAAGAATAAAAAGTACATACAATGGAATGGATATGGAAATTTTTATATGTAACACTTCTCTATGTAATAGTGCTTCCTCTTTTTCTTTAATGGGGTTGTTCGTACCCATCGTTATACTAATTATCTTTCAAAATAGATGA